From the genome of Cytobacillus luteolus, one region includes:
- a CDS encoding capping complex subunit for YIEGIA: MNLEKYILAAVTTNPNKVKGGPAIFTCDSKEEMEFVAANLEAILDGIAHGLGEDLYVIVKH; encoded by the coding sequence ATGAATTTAGAGAAATATATCTTGGCTGCTGTAACAACAAACCCTAATAAAGTAAAAGGTGGACCAGCTATCTTCACATGTGATTCAAAAGAAGAGATGGAGTTTGTTGCTGCAAATTTAGAAGCGATTTTAGATGGCATAGCACACGGGCTAGGTGAAGATTTATATGTTATTGTCAAGCATTAA
- the der gene encoding ribosome biogenesis GTPase Der, with protein MPKPVVAIVGRPNVGKSTIFNRIVGERISIVEDIPGVTRDRIYSSAEWLSKEFNIIDTGGIEIGDAPFLAQIRHQAEIAIDEADVIVFIANGLEGVTSADEEVAKILYRSEKPVVLGINKVDNPEMRDQIYDFYALGFGEPYPISGSHGLGLGDLLDAVIANFPANQSEEYDDEIIKFSLIGRPNVGKSSLVNALLGEERVIVSDIAGTTRDAIDTMYKYDGREYVIIDTAGMRKKGKVYETTEKYSVLRALRAIERSDVVLVVLNAEEGIIEQDKKIAGYAHEAGKAVVIVVNKWDAIEKDEKTMKEFEEKIKAHFLFLNYAPIVYLSALTKKRTHTLIPMIDLASENHAMRVPTNVLNDVIMDAVAMNPAPADKGVRLKIYYVTQVAVKPPTFVVFVNEPELMHFSYERFLENRLREAFGFEGTPIKLIARARK; from the coding sequence ATGCCGAAACCTGTTGTTGCGATCGTTGGAAGGCCGAATGTGGGTAAATCAACGATATTTAATAGGATTGTTGGAGAAAGAATTTCAATTGTAGAAGATATACCCGGGGTAACGAGAGATAGAATCTATAGTTCCGCTGAATGGTTAAGTAAAGAATTTAACATTATTGATACAGGCGGAATTGAAATTGGAGATGCTCCATTTCTTGCCCAAATTAGACATCAGGCAGAAATTGCAATTGATGAAGCTGATGTTATCGTATTCATTGCTAATGGGCTTGAAGGGGTAACAAGTGCGGATGAAGAAGTGGCAAAAATTCTTTATCGTTCTGAAAAACCTGTAGTTCTAGGTATAAATAAAGTGGACAATCCTGAAATGAGAGATCAAATTTATGATTTTTATGCCCTTGGATTTGGTGAACCTTATCCGATTTCAGGCTCACATGGTTTAGGGCTTGGAGATTTACTAGATGCTGTAATAGCAAACTTTCCGGCAAATCAATCAGAGGAATATGATGATGAAATCATAAAATTTAGCTTGATTGGTCGCCCTAACGTTGGAAAGTCTTCATTAGTAAATGCTTTACTAGGTGAGGAACGTGTCATTGTAAGTGATATAGCAGGGACAACACGTGATGCCATTGATACGATGTATAAATACGATGGACGAGAGTATGTAATCATTGATACTGCTGGAATGAGAAAAAAGGGTAAGGTATATGAAACAACTGAAAAATATAGTGTATTAAGAGCCCTGAGAGCAATTGAACGCTCGGATGTAGTTCTTGTAGTTTTAAATGCTGAAGAGGGAATTATTGAACAAGATAAGAAAATTGCTGGTTATGCACATGAAGCAGGCAAAGCTGTTGTCATTGTTGTGAATAAATGGGATGCAATAGAGAAAGATGAAAAAACAATGAAGGAATTTGAAGAGAAGATTAAAGCGCATTTCTTGTTTCTAAATTATGCTCCAATTGTTTATTTATCGGCCTTAACCAAAAAACGTACGCATACATTAATACCAATGATTGATTTAGCTAGTGAAAACCATGCAATGCGTGTCCCTACAAATGTACTTAATGATGTCATCATGGATGCGGTTGCTATGAACCCTGCACCTGCTGATAAAGGTGTTAGATTAAAAATCTATTATGTTACACAAGTTGCTGTTAAGCCACCAACCTTCGTGGTATTTGTTAACGAACCTGAACTAATGCATTTCTCTTACGAAAGATTCTTAGAAAATAGGCTGCGCGAAGCTTTTGGATTCGAAGGTACTCCAATTAAGTTAATTGCGAGAGCGCGAAAATAG
- a CDS encoding NAD(P)H-dependent glycerol-3-phosphate dehydrogenase, whose translation MGKITVVGAGSWGTALSMVLADNDHEVRLWGHKKDQIDEVNQEHTNEKYLPGIKLPKSIKGYYLLEEALVGIDTIVLAVPTKAIREVLKNICSVIKTPLTVVHVSKGIEPDTFMRVSEIIEDEMPGHLLKDVVVLSGPSHAEEVSLRHPTTVTVSSKDLKAAEFVQDLFINQHFRVYTNPDIIGVEIGGALKNIIALAAGITDGLGYGDNAKAALITRGLAEIARLGMAMGANPLTFSGLTGIGDLIVTCTSVHSRNWRAGNMLGKGQNLDQVLENMGMVVEGVRTTKAAYQLANKLNVKMPITFALYDVLFNNKNAKDAVDSLMARGKTHEMEDLSNVLGERA comes from the coding sequence ATGGGGAAAATTACAGTAGTAGGAGCCGGAAGTTGGGGTACAGCACTATCCATGGTACTTGCTGACAATGATCATGAGGTAAGGCTCTGGGGCCATAAAAAGGATCAAATCGATGAAGTGAATCAAGAACATACAAATGAAAAATATCTTCCTGGCATTAAGCTCCCTAAGTCAATTAAGGGGTACTACTTATTAGAGGAAGCTTTAGTTGGAATAGATACGATAGTACTTGCGGTGCCAACAAAAGCAATTAGGGAAGTATTGAAGAATATTTGTTCTGTAATTAAAACTCCTCTTACAGTTGTTCATGTTAGTAAAGGGATTGAGCCAGATACCTTTATGAGAGTATCTGAAATCATTGAGGATGAGATGCCTGGACATCTATTGAAAGATGTAGTTGTACTATCTGGACCAAGTCATGCTGAGGAAGTTAGTTTAAGGCATCCGACAACAGTTACGGTTTCCTCCAAAGATTTGAAAGCGGCTGAATTTGTACAAGATCTGTTTATCAATCAGCATTTTCGTGTGTACACAAACCCTGATATCATTGGGGTTGAAATCGGTGGAGCATTAAAAAATATAATTGCATTAGCTGCTGGTATAACAGATGGACTCGGGTATGGCGACAATGCAAAAGCAGCCTTAATCACTCGAGGGTTGGCTGAAATAGCAAGGTTAGGAATGGCAATGGGAGCGAACCCACTAACTTTCTCTGGATTAACAGGTATCGGCGATCTTATTGTTACATGCACGAGTGTACATTCTAGAAATTGGCGTGCTGGAAATATGTTAGGAAAAGGTCAAAATTTAGACCAAGTACTTGAAAACATGGGTATGGTAGTTGAGGGAGTTCGTACAACCAAGGCTGCATATCAACTGGCGAATAAATTAAATGTGAAAATGCCGATTACCTTTGCGTTATACGATGTTCTATTCAATAATAAAAATGCTAAAGATGCTGTTGACAGTTTGATGGCACGCGGAAAAACCCATGAGATGGAAGATCTCTCGAATGTATTAGGAGAACGTGCTTAA
- a CDS encoding DUF2768 domain-containing protein — MTPGLIKMWFALAAMGFMFIAVIAIYFGRFKLKGIFKAIVSIIAYFFMVIAGIIIFFVVFSGPVNG; from the coding sequence ATGACACCTGGTTTAATTAAAATGTGGTTTGCTCTTGCTGCAATGGGATTTATGTTTATCGCAGTTATCGCAATTTATTTTGGTAGATTTAAATTAAAGGGTATTTTTAAAGCAATCGTATCGATTATTGCCTATTTCTTTATGGTCATCGCTGGAATTATCATTTTCTTCGTGGTGTTTAGTGGCCCAGTAAACGGTTAG
- the spoIVA gene encoding stage IV sporulation protein A, which translates to MEKVDVFKDIAERTGGDIYFGVVGAVRTGKSTFIKKFMELVVLPNIGNEADKARAQDELPQSAAGRTIMTTEPKFVPNQAVSVHVEDGLDVNIRLVDCVGYTVPGAKGYEDENGPRMINTPWYEEPIPFHEAAEIGTRKVIQEHSTIGVVIATDGSIGDIPRKDYIEAEERVIEELKEVGKPFIMVINTVHPHHPDTEALRQQLNEKYDIPVLAMSVESMRETDVYNVLREALYEFPVLEVNVNLPSWVMVLREEHWLRESYQEAVKDTVKDIKRLRDVDRVVGHFSEYDFIDQASLAGIEMGQGIAEIDLYAPDDLYDQILKEVVGVEIRGKDHLLQLMQDFAYAKAEYDQVADALRMVKQTGYGIAAPALSDMSLDEPEIIRQGSRFGVRLKAVAPSIHMIKVDVESEFAPIIGTEKQSEELVRYLMQDFEDDPLSIWNSDIFGRSLSSIVREGIQAKLSLMPENARYKLKETLERIINEGSGGLIAIIL; encoded by the coding sequence TTGGAAAAGGTAGATGTTTTTAAAGATATCGCTGAACGTACTGGAGGCGATATATATTTCGGAGTAGTTGGTGCAGTTAGAACAGGTAAATCTACTTTCATTAAGAAATTTATGGAATTAGTAGTCTTACCGAATATCGGTAATGAAGCAGATAAAGCTCGCGCTCAGGATGAATTACCACAAAGCGCCGCGGGCAGAACCATCATGACAACAGAACCGAAATTTGTACCAAATCAAGCTGTTTCAGTACATGTTGAAGATGGACTCGATGTGAATATTCGCCTAGTAGATTGTGTTGGCTATACAGTTCCGGGTGCAAAGGGTTATGAGGATGAAAATGGTCCAAGAATGATTAATACACCTTGGTATGAGGAGCCAATTCCTTTCCATGAAGCAGCAGAAATCGGAACAAGAAAAGTAATTCAGGAACATTCAACAATTGGAGTAGTCATTGCAACTGATGGATCAATTGGAGATATTCCACGCAAAGACTATATTGAAGCTGAAGAAAGAGTGATTGAAGAACTTAAAGAAGTTGGTAAACCGTTTATTATGGTTATCAATACAGTTCATCCACATCACCCTGATACAGAAGCTCTCCGTCAACAATTAAATGAGAAGTACGACATTCCAGTGCTTGCCATGAGTGTTGAAAGTATGAGAGAGACAGATGTATACAATGTATTAAGAGAAGCTCTATATGAGTTCCCAGTACTTGAAGTAAATGTTAACCTTCCTAGCTGGGTAATGGTTTTAAGAGAAGAGCACTGGTTACGTGAAAGCTACCAGGAAGCTGTGAAAGATACAGTTAAGGATATAAAACGTTTAAGGGATGTAGACCGAGTTGTAGGACACTTTAGTGAATATGACTTTATTGACCAAGCTAGTTTAGCAGGTATCGAGATGGGGCAAGGTATTGCTGAAATTGACCTCTATGCTCCAGATGACTTATATGACCAGATTCTAAAAGAAGTGGTTGGAGTTGAGATTAGAGGGAAAGATCATTTACTACAATTAATGCAGGACTTTGCATATGCAAAGGCAGAGTATGACCAAGTGGCTGATGCGTTAAGAATGGTTAAGCAAACTGGTTATGGAATTGCAGCACCTGCGCTATCAGATATGAGTCTAGATGAGCCAGAGATTATCCGTCAAGGATCTCGCTTTGGTGTCAGACTAAAAGCAGTTGCACCTTCGATTCACATGATTAAGGTAGATGTTGAATCAGAGTTTGCACCTATCATTGGAACAGAAAAGCAAAGTGAAGAGTTAGTGAGATATCTAATGCAAGACTTTGAGGATGATCCACTATCCATCTGGAATTCAGATATCTTTGGTAGATCACTAAGTTCAATTGTACGAGAAGGAATTCAAGCTAAGTTATCATTAATGCCTGAAAACGCTCGTTACAAGCTAAAAGAAACATTAGAACGCATCATAAACGAAGGCTCAGGCGGCTTAATCGCTATTATCCTATAA
- a CDS encoding HU family DNA-binding protein, protein MNKTELINAVAEASELSKKDATKAVDAVFDSIQEALKNGDKVQLIGFGNFEVRERAARKGRNPQTGEEIEIAASKVPAFKPGKALKDAVK, encoded by the coding sequence ATGAACAAGACTGAACTAATTAATGCAGTAGCTGAAGCTAGTGAACTTTCTAAAAAGGATGCTACTAAAGCTGTTGATGCTGTTTTTGATTCAATTCAAGAGGCACTTAAAAATGGTGATAAAGTACAATTGATCGGTTTTGGTAATTTCGAGGTTCGTGAACGTGCTGCTCGTAAAGGGCGTAACCCACAAACTGGTGAAGAAATCGAAATTGCTGCAAGCAAAGTTCCTGCATTTAAACCGGGTAAAGCACTTAAAGACGCAGTTAAATAA
- the folE gene encoding GTP cyclohydrolase I FolE produces MAEINHSKIEEAVKMIIEAIGDDPGREGLLDTPKRVAKMYAEVFSGINQDPKEHFQTIFGEDHEELVLVKDIQFYSMCEHHLVPFYGAAHVAYIPRGGRVTGLSKLARAVEAVAKRPQLQERITSTIANSIVESLNPHGVMVIVEAEHMCMTMRGVKKPGAKTVTSAVRGIFQKDAAARAEVLSLINAK; encoded by the coding sequence ATGGCAGAGATTAATCACTCCAAAATTGAAGAAGCTGTAAAAATGATAATAGAGGCAATAGGCGATGATCCAGGTCGTGAAGGTCTATTAGATACTCCTAAACGTGTTGCAAAAATGTATGCTGAGGTTTTTTCTGGGATAAACCAAGACCCTAAAGAACATTTTCAAACCATTTTTGGTGAAGATCACGAAGAGTTAGTGCTAGTGAAGGATATACAATTTTATTCTATGTGTGAACATCATCTAGTTCCATTTTATGGAGCAGCACATGTAGCTTATATCCCTAGAGGTGGAAGAGTTACCGGGTTAAGTAAGCTTGCAAGGGCAGTTGAGGCGGTAGCAAAAAGACCCCAACTTCAAGAACGAATTACTTCAACCATTGCAAATTCCATTGTTGAATCCTTAAACCCCCATGGAGTTATGGTGATTGTAGAAGCCGAACACATGTGTATGACGATGAGAGGTGTTAAAAAGCCTGGTGCAAAAACAGTCACTTCAGCGGTTCGAGGAATCTTTCAAAAGGATGCAGCAGCTCGCGCTGAGGTTTTATCTCTTATTAACGCGAAATAA
- the mtrB gene encoding trp RNA-binding attenuation protein MtrB — protein MGTNNTNSEFIVIKAAEDGVNVIGLTRGTDTRFHHSEKLDKGEVLIAQFTENTAAIKIRGKALIQTSHGEIESETKK, from the coding sequence ATGGGTACAAATAATACGAACAGTGAATTTATCGTTATTAAAGCTGCAGAAGATGGAGTGAACGTTATTGGTCTTACTCGTGGGACAGATACTCGTTTTCACCACTCGGAGAAATTGGATAAGGGTGAAGTATTAATTGCTCAATTCACCGAAAATACAGCAGCTATTAAAATAAGAGGAAAAGCATTAATCCAAACCAGTCATGGTGAAATTGAATCAGAAACTAAAAAATAG
- a CDS encoding heptaprenyl diphosphate synthase component 1, with amino-acid sequence MILLQDFEVKIAELKELIQTRISYPFINKYIETPIIDEDRLILLYLIFDDLQLPSREVERYTITSMLVQMALDTHETVSNSVPQEKSDRLTSRQLTVLAGDYYSSLYYYLLADIDDINFIRILAEAIKDINENKIIFYQSDAKQFETFIHTVELIECAVFRKITGFFQIPSWNELTSKVLLLKRLLLERENLITNNNSLFIDTMRKLFMEQESNLLNMMDTYIRDIEKAIETNLMTNFKSNSVLSQRVNALLHSNNSR; translated from the coding sequence GTGATTTTATTGCAAGACTTCGAAGTGAAAATTGCTGAATTAAAGGAGCTAATCCAAACCAGAATTAGTTACCCTTTTATTAATAAATATATAGAAACGCCTATAATTGACGAGGACAGGCTAATCCTTTTATATTTAATCTTCGATGACCTACAATTACCTAGTAGAGAAGTCGAGAGATATACGATTACCTCCATGCTTGTTCAAATGGCCCTTGATACCCATGAAACAGTTTCAAATTCAGTACCTCAAGAAAAATCAGATCGATTAACGTCACGTCAACTTACAGTTCTAGCGGGTGATTATTACAGCAGTCTATATTATTATCTACTGGCCGACATTGATGATATAAACTTCATACGAATACTTGCAGAGGCAATTAAGGATATTAATGAAAACAAGATAATATTCTATCAAAGCGATGCTAAGCAATTTGAAACGTTTATCCATACTGTTGAACTTATTGAGTGTGCAGTTTTTCGAAAGATAACAGGTTTTTTTCAGATCCCTTCATGGAACGAATTAACCTCTAAAGTTTTACTGTTAAAAAGATTGCTACTTGAAAGAGAGAATCTCATAACAAATAACAATTCCCTATTCATAGATACGATGAGAAAACTATTTATGGAACAAGAGTCCAATCTACTTAATATGATGGACACTTACATTCGTGATATAGAAAAAGCTATCGAAACTAATTTAATGACTAATTTTAAATCGAATTCTGTCTTATCTCAAAGAGTAAATGCACTATTACATTCGAATAATAGCAGGTAG
- a CDS encoding demethylmenaquinone methyltransferase gives MEEGYKMKQSKEERVHHVFEKIYKNYDQMNSVISFQQHKAWRKDIMKRMNVPKGSKALDICCGTADWTIALADAVGPSGEVVGLDFSKNMLKIGQEKIESLNLNQVELIHGNAMELPFEDNTFDFVTIGFGLRNVPDYMQVLKEMRRVVKPGGKVVCLETSQPTLIGFRQLYFLYFRYIMPVFGKLFAKSYNEYSWLQESAKDFPGMNELARMFEDAGLKNVKVKPYTGGVAAMHMGVKEK, from the coding sequence GTGGAAGAAGGTTATAAAATGAAGCAATCCAAAGAAGAACGGGTACACCATGTATTCGAGAAAATATATAAAAACTATGACCAGATGAACTCTGTGATCAGCTTCCAACAGCACAAGGCTTGGAGAAAAGATATCATGAAGCGCATGAATGTTCCAAAAGGCTCAAAAGCCCTTGATATTTGTTGCGGTACAGCCGATTGGACAATTGCGTTAGCTGATGCTGTAGGTCCGAGTGGTGAAGTTGTCGGACTAGATTTTAGTAAAAATATGCTTAAAATTGGTCAAGAAAAGATTGAGAGCTTAAATCTAAACCAGGTGGAGTTAATACATGGGAATGCAATGGAGCTCCCATTTGAAGATAATACATTTGACTTCGTAACTATTGGTTTTGGTTTACGTAATGTTCCTGACTATATGCAGGTTTTAAAAGAGATGAGACGTGTTGTTAAGCCAGGGGGCAAGGTTGTTTGTTTAGAGACCTCTCAACCGACGCTAATTGGTTTTAGACAGCTTTACTTCTTATATTTCCGTTATATTATGCCGGTTTTTGGAAAGTTGTTTGCTAAAAGCTACAATGAGTATTCTTGGTTACAGGAATCAGCTAAGGACTTCCCTGGGATGAATGAACTGGCAAGAATGTTTGAAGATGCTGGCTTGAAAAATGTGAAGGTTAAACCTTACACTGGTGGTGTTGCAGCAATGCACATGGGTGTTAAAGAAAAGTAA